From the genome of Pantoea alfalfae, one region includes:
- the lysM gene encoding peptidoglycan-binding protein LysM, translating into MGLFNFVKEAGEKLWDAVHGGEDQNKKLQDHINKLGLPDSDKVDVKVNGDTVTVTGDGLSQELKEKILIAAGNVAGITKVEDKVTVTDSAAESELYTVKKGDTLSAISKQVYGNANEYNKIFEANKPMLTHPDKIYPGQVLRIPK; encoded by the coding sequence ATGGGTCTGTTTAACTTTGTGAAAGAAGCCGGTGAAAAACTCTGGGACGCCGTACATGGCGGTGAAGACCAGAATAAAAAGCTACAGGATCACATCAACAAGCTCGGCTTGCCAGACAGCGACAAGGTGGACGTAAAAGTTAATGGTGATACCGTCACCGTGACCGGCGATGGCCTTTCTCAGGAACTGAAAGAGAAGATTCTGATCGCGGCAGGTAATGTGGCAGGCATCACGAAAGTGGAAGACAAGGTCACCGTCACAGACAGCGCGGCCGAGTCAGAGCTTTATACCGTAAAAAAAGGCGACACGCTGAGCGCTATTTCTAAACAGGTTTATGGCAACGCTAACGAATATAACAAGATTTTCGAAGCGAATAAGCCAATGCTCACCCATCCTGATAAGATCTATCCTGGCCAGGTTTTACGTATTCCAAAATAA
- a CDS encoding DUF3251 domain-containing protein, with translation MSRMVWVPVAFSLVALSGCSSSAGNPQVRELHQEVSQLNQQMQHLTTQASALEIQGQLNSQLQQGAWLVPQANTPVALQTQLGTLRLTLSPVTAEASGSRATLTVRSMDDRPLPALHATVIWGELDPATGKPLSSDSLTQTVAVPASLLPQHSATIPLRLSGLTPEQLGYVRVHNVSAATPSQTSPAAPANP, from the coding sequence ATGAGCAGGATGGTTTGGGTTCCGGTGGCGTTCTCACTGGTGGCGCTGAGCGGCTGCAGTAGCAGTGCAGGTAACCCGCAGGTCAGAGAGCTGCACCAGGAAGTGAGTCAGCTCAATCAGCAGATGCAGCATCTGACCACACAGGCCAGCGCGCTGGAGATTCAGGGGCAGCTTAACAGCCAGTTGCAGCAAGGTGCCTGGCTGGTGCCACAGGCGAACACGCCAGTGGCGTTGCAGACTCAGCTCGGCACGCTGAGACTGACGCTCTCCCCTGTCACTGCAGAAGCCAGCGGCTCGCGGGCAACCCTGACCGTACGCTCAATGGACGATCGGCCTTTGCCCGCCCTGCATGCGACGGTGATCTGGGGTGAACTCGACCCGGCGACCGGTAAACCGCTGAGCAGTGACAGTCTGACTCAGACGGTCGCGGTGCCTGCCTCGCTGCTGCCGCAGCATTCGGCGACGATCCCGTTGCGTCTCAGTGGCCTGACCCCGGAGCAACTGGGTTATGTCCGCGTGCATAACGTGTCCGCTGCCACCCCGTCCCAGACCTCCCCTGCGGCACCTGCTAACCCTTAA
- the secF gene encoding protein translocase subunit SecF — protein MAQEYNIEQLNHGRKVVDFMRWDKLAFIISGLLIVAAIAIVGVRGFNWGLDFTGGTVIEIALEKPADLDTLRSELVKAGFDEPLVQNFGSSRDVMVRMAPVTGPAGTELGNKVVSVINQTTQQNATVKRIEFVGPSVGSDLAQAGAMALLSALIAILIYIGFRFEWRLALGTVLALAHDVIITCGLLALFRIEIDLTIVASLMSVIGYSLNDKIVVSDRIRENFRKIRRGSSYDITNVSLTQTLSRTLITSLTTLAMILILFIFGGALLKGFSLTMLIGVTIGTISSIYVSSALALKLGMKREHMMVQKVEKEGADQPSILP, from the coding sequence GTGGCACAGGAATATAACATTGAGCAGTTAAACCACGGGCGTAAAGTCGTCGACTTTATGCGCTGGGATAAGCTGGCCTTCATCATTTCGGGACTGCTGATTGTGGCCGCGATTGCGATCGTGGGCGTGCGTGGTTTTAACTGGGGCCTTGATTTCACCGGGGGTACGGTGATTGAGATCGCGCTGGAGAAACCCGCCGATCTGGACACGCTGCGTAGCGAACTGGTGAAAGCGGGCTTTGACGAGCCGCTGGTGCAGAACTTTGGCAGCAGCCGTGACGTCATGGTGCGTATGGCACCGGTTACCGGCCCGGCAGGTACCGAGTTAGGCAATAAAGTGGTGTCGGTGATCAACCAGACTACGCAGCAAAACGCCACCGTTAAGCGCATTGAGTTCGTGGGGCCGAGTGTGGGCAGCGACCTGGCGCAGGCGGGTGCGATGGCCCTGCTATCGGCGCTGATTGCGATTCTGATCTATATCGGTTTCCGCTTTGAGTGGCGTCTGGCACTGGGCACCGTGCTGGCGCTGGCGCATGACGTGATCATCACCTGCGGCCTGCTGGCGCTGTTCCGCATTGAAATCGACCTGACGATTGTTGCCTCGCTGATGTCGGTAATTGGCTACTCGCTTAACGATAAAATCGTGGTCTCTGACCGTATTCGCGAAAACTTCCGCAAGATCCGTCGCGGCAGTTCTTACGATATTACGAACGTATCACTGACCCAGACGTTAAGCCGTACCCTGATTACCTCACTGACGACGCTGGCGATGATCCTCATCCTCTTCATATTTGGTGGTGCGCTGCTGAAAGGCTTCTCACTGACCATGCTGATTGGTGTGACGATTGGTACGATCTCATCCATTTATGTCTCTTCGGCGCTGGCGCTGAAGCTGGGCATGAAGCGTGAACATATGATGGTGCAGAAAGTCGAGAAAGAGGGCGCCGATCAGCCTTCTATCCTGCCTTAA
- the secD gene encoding protein translocase subunit SecD, which translates to MLNRYPLWKYVMLVVVILVGLLYALPNLYGEDPAVQITGARGSAASEQTLDQIQSVLKQDNIQSKSVALENGAITARFNNTDVQLRAREAIMKALGENYVVALNLAPATPRWLTMLSAEPMKLGLDLRGGVHFLMEVDMDTALSKLQEQNADTLRSDLRTKNIPYTNVNKIANYGVEIRFRDAASRDAAISWLSSRHQDLVINSSGSDALRATMSDARLSEAREYAVQQNITILRNRVNQLGVAEPLVQRQGSDRIVVELPGIQDTARAKEILGATATLEFRLVNTSVDPTAAASGRVPGDSEVKDMRDGQPVVLYKRVILTGDHITDSTSSMDEYNQPQVNISLDGAGGNIMSNFTKDNIGKPMATLFVEYKDSGKKDANGRSVLVKQEEVINVANIQSRLGNSFRITGINNPNEARQLSLLLRAGALIAPIQIVEERTIGPTMGQQNITQGLEACLWGLLASILFMVVFYKKFGLIATSALLVNLVLIVGIMSLLPGATLTMPGIAGIVLTLAVAVDANVLINERIKEELRNGRSVQQAIHEGYKGAFSSIVDANVTTLIKVIILYAVGTGSIKGFAITTAIGIATSMFTAIIGTRAIVNLVYGGKRINKLSI; encoded by the coding sequence GTGTTAAATCGTTATCCTTTGTGGAAGTACGTAATGCTGGTCGTCGTGATTCTCGTCGGCCTGCTCTATGCGCTTCCCAACCTGTATGGTGAGGATCCGGCCGTTCAAATCACTGGTGCGCGCGGAAGCGCCGCCAGTGAGCAGACGTTGGATCAAATTCAGTCCGTATTAAAACAAGACAATATCCAGAGCAAATCTGTTGCGCTGGAAAATGGTGCGATTACCGCGCGCTTCAATAATACGGATGTGCAGTTACGCGCCCGTGAAGCGATCATGAAAGCGCTGGGTGAAAACTACGTTGTCGCGCTGAACCTTGCGCCCGCCACGCCGCGCTGGCTGACGATGCTGTCAGCAGAGCCGATGAAACTCGGTCTCGATTTGCGTGGTGGTGTGCACTTCCTGATGGAAGTGGACATGGACACCGCGCTCAGTAAGCTGCAGGAGCAGAATGCTGACACGCTGCGTAGCGACCTGCGCACTAAAAATATCCCCTACACCAACGTCAATAAAATCGCGAACTACGGCGTGGAAATTCGTTTCCGTGACGCTGCCAGTCGTGATGCGGCGATCTCCTGGCTGAGTTCCCGTCATCAGGATCTGGTGATCAACAGCAGCGGCAGTGATGCGCTGCGTGCCACCATGAGCGATGCCCGTCTCAGCGAAGCGCGTGAATATGCGGTTCAGCAGAACATTACGATTCTGCGTAACCGTGTAAACCAGCTGGGCGTAGCTGAACCACTGGTTCAGCGTCAGGGTTCCGATCGTATTGTGGTTGAGCTACCGGGTATTCAGGATACGGCGCGCGCCAAAGAGATTCTGGGTGCCACCGCGACGCTGGAATTCCGTCTGGTTAACACCAGCGTGGATCCTACTGCGGCGGCCAGTGGGCGTGTACCGGGTGACTCTGAAGTGAAAGATATGCGCGATGGCCAGCCGGTCGTGCTCTACAAGCGGGTAATTCTGACCGGTGACCATATCACCGACTCAACCTCCAGCATGGATGAGTACAACCAGCCACAGGTGAACATTTCACTGGATGGCGCAGGCGGTAACATCATGTCCAACTTCACTAAGGACAACATCGGCAAGCCGATGGCGACCCTGTTTGTGGAGTACAAGGACAGCGGTAAAAAAGATGCCAACGGTCGTTCAGTTCTGGTGAAACAGGAAGAGGTGATTAACGTCGCTAATATCCAGTCTCGCCTGGGGAACAGCTTCCGCATCACCGGTATCAATAACCCGAACGAAGCGCGTCAGCTGTCGCTGCTGCTGCGTGCCGGTGCGTTGATTGCGCCCATCCAGATTGTGGAAGAGCGTACTATCGGGCCGACCATGGGTCAGCAGAACATTACTCAGGGTCTGGAAGCCTGCCTGTGGGGTCTGCTCGCCTCGATCCTCTTTATGGTGGTGTTCTATAAAAAGTTTGGTCTGATTGCGACGAGTGCGCTGCTGGTTAACCTGGTGCTGATTGTCGGCATCATGTCCCTGCTGCCTGGCGCGACCCTGACCATGCCCGGTATTGCCGGTATCGTGTTAACGCTGGCGGTGGCAGTTGATGCCAACGTACTGATTAACGAACGTATTAAAGAAGAGCTGCGAAACGGGCGCTCGGTTCAGCAGGCAATTCATGAAGGCTACAAAGGCGCCTTCTCCAGTATTGTCGATGCGAACGTGACCACCCTGATCAAAGTTATCATTCTTTACGCGGTCGGCACCGGTTCGATCAAAGGCTTTGCGATTACCACCGCAATTGGTATCGCGACCTCAATGTTCACCGCGATTATCGGTACCCGTGCCATTGTTAACCTGGTTTACGGTGGCAAACGCATCAACAAGCTGTCTATCTGA
- the yajC gene encoding preprotein translocase subunit YajC: MSLFISDAVAAAGAPSQGSPYSLVIMLVVFGLIFYFMILRPQQKRAKEHKKLMDSISKGDEVLTSGGLVGRVTKVSDTGYVAIALNDTNEVVIKRDFVAAVLPKGTIKAL; this comes from the coding sequence ATGAGCTTATTCATTTCTGACGCCGTGGCCGCAGCAGGCGCTCCGTCTCAGGGAAGTCCGTATTCTCTGGTGATCATGCTGGTGGTGTTTGGTCTGATTTTCTATTTCATGATCCTGCGTCCGCAGCAGAAACGTGCGAAAGAGCACAAGAAGCTGATGGATTCCATCTCTAAGGGTGATGAAGTGCTGACCAGCGGTGGCCTGGTAGGCCGCGTAACGAAAGTCTCTGACACGGGCTACGTAGCTATTGCGCTGAATGACACCAATGAAGTCGTCATTAAACGTGATTTCGTCGCCGCCGTGCTGCCGAAGGGCACTATCAAGGCGCTGTAA
- the tgt gene encoding tRNA guanosine(34) transglycosylase Tgt: protein MKFELDTTDGRARRGRLIFDRGVVETPAFMPVGTYGTVKGMTPEEVQETGAQIILGNTFHLWLRPGQEIMKLHGDLHDFMQWKGPILTDSGGFQVFSLGDIRKITEAGVHFRNPINGDPIFLDPEKSMEIQYDLGSDIVMIFDECTPYPADWDYAKRSMEMSLRWARRSRDRFDSLGNKNALFGIIQGSVYEDLRDVSVKGLVEIGFDGYAVGGLAVGEPKQDMHRILEHVCPQLPQDKPRYLMGVGKPEDLVEGVRRGVDMFDCVMPTRNARNGHLFVTEGVVKIRNARYKDDTAPLDAECDCYTCRNYSRAYLYHLDRCNEILGARLNTIHNLRYYQRLMAGLRQAIEEGKLERFVTEFYQRTGKEVPPLTSDNSSMREI, encoded by the coding sequence GTGAAATTTGAACTTGATACCACAGACGGGCGCGCACGCCGTGGCCGTCTGATTTTTGATCGCGGTGTGGTGGAAACCCCTGCGTTTATGCCTGTTGGCACCTATGGCACTGTTAAAGGCATGACGCCGGAAGAAGTGCAGGAGACCGGCGCGCAGATCATTCTGGGCAATACCTTCCACCTCTGGCTGCGTCCCGGCCAGGAGATCATGAAACTGCATGGCGATCTGCATGACTTTATGCAGTGGAAAGGGCCGATCCTGACCGACTCCGGCGGCTTCCAGGTCTTCAGCCTGGGCGACATCCGTAAAATCACCGAAGCGGGCGTGCATTTCCGTAACCCGATCAACGGCGACCCGATCTTCCTCGATCCGGAAAAATCGATGGAGATTCAGTATGACCTCGGTTCCGACATCGTGATGATTTTCGATGAATGTACGCCCTATCCGGCGGACTGGGACTACGCCAAACGCTCCATGGAGATGTCGCTGCGCTGGGCGCGACGCAGCCGTGACCGTTTCGACAGCCTGGGAAATAAAAATGCCTTATTTGGCATTATTCAGGGCTCGGTTTACGAAGATTTACGAGATGTCTCGGTGAAAGGTCTGGTAGAGATTGGCTTTGATGGGTACGCTGTGGGCGGCCTGGCGGTGGGTGAGCCTAAGCAGGACATGCACCGTATTCTTGAGCACGTCTGTCCGCAGCTTCCGCAGGATAAACCGCGTTATCTGATGGGTGTCGGCAAGCCAGAAGATCTGGTTGAAGGCGTCCGTCGCGGCGTCGATATGTTTGACTGCGTGATGCCAACCCGTAATGCGCGAAATGGTCACCTGTTTGTAACCGAAGGTGTAGTGAAGATTCGCAACGCCCGCTACAAAGATGACACTGCGCCGCTGGATGCGGAGTGTGATTGTTACACCTGTCGCAATTATAGCCGTGCCTACTTGTATCATCTCGACCGTTGTAACGAAATACTGGGCGCGCGTCTGAATACTATTCACAATTTGCGCTACTACCAGCGTCTGATGGCTGGTTTACGCCAGGCCATCGAAGAGGGTAAATTAGAGCGCTTTGTAACTGAGTTTTACCAACGGACGGGCAAAGAAGTTCCGCCATTAACGTCTGATAATTCATCAATGAGGGAAATTTAA
- the queA gene encoding tRNA preQ1(34) S-adenosylmethionine ribosyltransferase-isomerase QueA: protein MRVADFAFELPESLIAHYPQAQRSGCRLLSLDGPSGALSHGVFTDVLDKLNPGDLLVFNNTRVIPARVFGRKASGGKIEMLVERMLDDKRVLAHVRASKAPKPGAELLLGEDESVKATMVARHDALFEIAFDDERAVLDILNSVGHMPLPPYIDRPDEEADRELYQTVYSARPGAVAAPTAGLHFDEPLLQALKEKGIDMAFVTLHVGAGTFQPVRVETIEEHHMHAEYAEVPQEVVDAVLACKARGNKVVAVGTTSVRSLESAAKASQDALIAPFFDDTQIFIYPGYEYQVIDALITNFHLPESTLIMLVSAFAGYQHTMAAYRAAVAEQYRFFSYGDAMFISKNPQAPLEKVGD, encoded by the coding sequence ATGCGTGTCGCCGATTTTGCTTTTGAACTGCCCGAATCCCTGATTGCTCACTATCCCCAGGCGCAGCGCAGCGGCTGTCGTCTGCTGTCGCTCGACGGTCCCAGCGGTGCGCTGTCGCACGGTGTTTTCACCGACGTGCTGGATAAGCTGAATCCAGGCGATCTGCTGGTGTTCAACAACACCCGCGTGATTCCGGCGCGCGTCTTTGGCCGTAAAGCCAGCGGCGGCAAAATCGAGATGCTGGTGGAGCGGATGCTCGACGACAAGCGCGTGCTGGCACATGTGCGCGCCTCAAAAGCGCCAAAACCGGGGGCAGAACTGCTGCTGGGCGAAGATGAGAGCGTGAAAGCGACCATGGTGGCACGTCACGATGCCCTGTTTGAGATCGCGTTTGATGATGAGCGCGCGGTGCTCGACATCCTCAACAGCGTCGGCCACATGCCTTTGCCGCCGTATATTGACCGTCCGGATGAAGAGGCGGATCGCGAACTTTACCAGACGGTTTACAGCGCCCGTCCGGGTGCTGTGGCGGCGCCGACCGCCGGTCTGCACTTCGATGAACCGCTGCTGCAGGCACTGAAAGAGAAGGGCATTGATATGGCCTTTGTGACGCTGCATGTCGGTGCTGGCACCTTCCAGCCGGTGCGTGTCGAGACCATCGAAGAGCATCACATGCACGCGGAGTATGCCGAAGTGCCGCAGGAGGTTGTCGACGCAGTACTGGCCTGCAAAGCGCGTGGCAATAAGGTGGTCGCTGTCGGCACCACCTCCGTTCGTTCGCTGGAGAGCGCCGCCAAAGCGAGTCAGGATGCCCTGATTGCGCCGTTCTTCGACGATACCCAGATTTTCATCTATCCGGGCTATGAGTATCAGGTGATCGATGCACTGATCACCAACTTCCACCTGCCCGAATCGACTCTGATTATGCTGGTCTCGGCGTTTGCCGGTTATCAGCACACCATGGCCGCGTACCGCGCAGCCGTGGCTGAGCAATATCGTTTCTTCAGTTATGGCGACGCGATGTTTATCAGCAAAAATCCGCAGGCGCCGCTGGAAAAAGTGGGCGACTGA
- a CDS encoding ACP phosphodiesterase: MNFLAHLHLAKLADSSLLGNLMADFVRGNPHQHWSAPVADGILMHRRLDVMTDALPEVRSARQLFRAETYRVAPITLDVIWDHFLARHWQQFTPDQTLVQFSATAEREILPQLADTPVEFQALNAVMWRERWFEHYAQPARLERVLHGMASRRPRLSALRDSYHDFIQHYDQLEALFFVFYPRLMALATSRTL, translated from the coding sequence ATGAACTTTCTTGCTCATCTCCATCTGGCTAAGCTGGCCGACAGCTCCCTTCTCGGCAATTTAATGGCCGATTTTGTGCGTGGCAACCCGCACCAGCACTGGTCCGCGCCTGTCGCAGACGGCATTCTGATGCATCGTCGTCTGGATGTGATGACCGATGCACTGCCGGAAGTACGCAGCGCCCGTCAGCTGTTCCGTGCGGAAACCTATCGTGTGGCCCCGATTACGCTGGACGTCATCTGGGACCATTTTCTGGCCCGTCACTGGCAGCAATTTACGCCCGACCAGACGCTGGTGCAGTTTTCTGCCACCGCCGAGCGCGAAATCCTGCCGCAGCTGGCCGACACGCCCGTAGAGTTTCAGGCACTCAACGCGGTGATGTGGCGCGAGCGCTGGTTCGAGCATTATGCCCAGCCTGCCCGGCTGGAGCGGGTGCTGCACGGCATGGCCAGCCGCCGTCCCCGCCTGTCGGCACTGCGCGACTCCTACCACGATTTCATCCAACATTATGATCAGCTGGAAGCGCTGTTTTTTGTTTTTTATCCGCGTTTAATGGCGCTGGCGACCAGCAGAACCCTGTAA
- a CDS encoding inositol monophosphatase family protein: MSSASHSEIDARYRYACDIARAAGSRALSWYQQRQTLVVEHKRDLQDVVSEADRNVEALIKTLIAERFPEDSVYGEESGGEVEGAPFIWVVDPIDGTACFVNGLPNWCVSLAVVCEGQPVIGVVCDPNHQELFHARAGQGAWLNESRLQVHDAAHLNEGLLGISNSSRTPGESVSRLISGLIEQGGMFIRIGSGALTSAWAAAGRLIGYYEAHMHPWDSLPGIVLMREAGGVTNDYLRNEGLKNGNPVLLANAALYPKIKALTGNGALEE, encoded by the coding sequence ATGTCATCCGCTTCGCATTCTGAAATAGACGCGCGTTACCGTTACGCCTGCGACATCGCCCGTGCAGCGGGCAGCCGGGCCTTATCATGGTATCAGCAGCGTCAGACTCTGGTCGTGGAACACAAAAGGGATTTGCAGGACGTGGTCAGCGAGGCTGATCGTAACGTTGAGGCATTAATTAAGACCTTAATCGCTGAACGTTTTCCTGAGGATAGCGTCTATGGCGAAGAGAGCGGCGGCGAGGTTGAGGGTGCGCCGTTTATCTGGGTTGTCGATCCGATCGATGGCACCGCCTGTTTCGTCAACGGTTTGCCTAACTGGTGCGTTTCGCTGGCGGTGGTCTGCGAGGGCCAGCCGGTGATCGGCGTCGTCTGCGATCCTAATCATCAGGAGCTGTTCCACGCACGGGCAGGCCAGGGGGCATGGCTGAATGAAAGTCGCCTGCAGGTTCATGACGCAGCGCATCTCAATGAGGGTTTACTTGGCATCAGCAACTCCAGCCGGACACCGGGCGAAAGCGTCTCACGCCTGATCAGCGGCTTAATTGAACAGGGTGGTATGTTTATTCGCATCGGTTCGGGTGCGCTGACCAGCGCCTGGGCGGCAGCCGGTCGGCTGATTGGTTACTACGAAGCGCATATGCATCCGTGGGATAGTCTGCCGGGCATCGTTCTTATGCGCGAAGCAGGCGGTGTCACCAATGATTATCTGCGTAATGAAGGCCTGAAAAACGGTAACCCTGTGTTGCTGGCCAATGCGGCTCTGTATCCAAAAATTAAAGCGCTGACCGGCAACGGCGCACTGGAAGAGTAA
- a CDS encoding histidine-type phosphatase, translating into MTLPTLCRCALILGSLWLLSPATQAADYQLEKVVELSRHGVRPPTPGNRKEIEAASQQPWTQWTTADGELTGHGYSAVVNKGRWEGEHYRQLGLLGTGCPDAAQVYVRASPLQRTRATAAALTDGAFPGCGVTVHHVAGDVDPLFQNEKLTVTRTDPVQELTAKQQKAGNLAHLQQQLQPAIQQLKTAVCPPATACPLFDAPWTFRQTRNGNSYVYGLSVMASMVETLRLGYSENLPFDQLAWGHITSAAQITSLLPLLTANYDLSNDVLYLAQRRGSILLNTMLEAIAANSSPSRWLILVAHDTNIAMVRTLMDFNWQLPGYSRGNIPPGSSLVLERWRDTRSGERFLRIYFQAQSLDGIRQLQLIDDKYPLLQQEWHQPDCRVTDVGLLCPYQSTLTQLRKNLDNSAVLPVSVILP; encoded by the coding sequence ATGACGCTGCCAACCCTGTGCCGCTGTGCGCTGATCCTCGGTTCTCTCTGGCTGTTAAGCCCGGCGACACAGGCGGCGGATTACCAGCTGGAGAAAGTGGTTGAACTGAGCCGTCACGGCGTACGTCCACCCACGCCAGGCAATCGAAAAGAGATTGAAGCCGCCAGCCAGCAACCCTGGACACAGTGGACCACTGCCGATGGCGAGCTGACGGGTCACGGCTACAGTGCCGTGGTGAATAAAGGACGCTGGGAAGGCGAGCACTATCGCCAGCTCGGCCTGCTGGGCACGGGCTGTCCGGATGCGGCTCAGGTCTACGTGCGCGCCAGCCCGCTGCAGCGCACCCGTGCCACGGCTGCGGCGCTGACGGACGGCGCCTTTCCCGGCTGCGGCGTAACCGTGCATCACGTCGCGGGCGATGTTGATCCCCTGTTTCAGAATGAAAAGCTGACGGTCACCCGGACCGACCCCGTGCAGGAACTGACTGCTAAACAGCAGAAAGCGGGCAATCTGGCACATCTGCAACAGCAACTGCAACCGGCGATTCAGCAGCTGAAAACCGCCGTCTGTCCCCCCGCAACGGCTTGTCCCCTGTTTGATGCGCCCTGGACGTTCCGGCAAACCCGCAACGGAAATAGTTACGTTTACGGGCTGAGCGTCATGGCGAGCATGGTGGAGACGCTGCGACTGGGCTACAGCGAAAATCTGCCGTTTGATCAGCTCGCCTGGGGGCATATCACCTCGGCCGCGCAAATCACCTCCCTGCTGCCGCTGCTGACCGCAAACTACGATCTCAGCAACGATGTACTCTACCTGGCACAGCGCCGTGGCTCGATACTGCTCAACACGATGCTGGAGGCGATCGCTGCCAATAGCTCGCCGAGCCGCTGGCTGATTCTTGTCGCGCATGACACCAATATTGCGATGGTGCGCACCCTGATGGACTTTAACTGGCAGTTACCCGGTTACTCGCGCGGTAACATTCCGCCGGGCAGCAGTCTGGTGCTGGAGCGCTGGCGCGACACCCGCAGCGGCGAGCGTTTTTTACGGATCTATTTTCAGGCGCAGAGTCTGGATGGCATCCGCCAGTTGCAACTCATTGATGATAAATATCCGTTATTACAACAGGAATGGCATCAGCCTGACTGCAGAGTTACCGATGTCGGCCTGCTCTGCCCTTATCAATCCACACTGACTCAGCTCCGGAAAAACCTGGATAACAGCGCTGTGCTGCCGGTTTCGGTTATATTGCCCTGA
- the proY gene encoding proline-specific permease ProY, which produces MQETNKLKRGLSTRHIRFMALGSAIGTGLFYGSADAIKMAGPSVLLAYIIGGAVAYIIMRALGEMSVNNPQASSFSRYAQDYLGPMAGYITGWTYCFEILIVAIADVTAFGIYMGVWFPEVPHWIWVLSVVLIIGAVNLMSVKVFGEVEFWFSFFKVATIIVMILAGFGMIIWGIGNGGQPTGIHNLWTNGGFFAHGVVGMLLSLQMVMFAYGGIEIIGITAGEAKDPEKSIPRAINSVPWRILVFYVGTLFVIMSIYPWNQVGTSGSPFVLTFQHLGIAAAASILNFVVLTASLSAINSDVFGVGRMLHGMAQQGHAPKVFMKVSSRGIPWVTVVVMMFAMLIAVYLNYLMPEKVFLVIASLATFATVWVWIMILLSQIAFRRKIGKEAASKLQFALPGGSWTAGVGVAFLCFIIGLIGYFPDTRISLYVGMVWIVVLLLGYKLVRKPR; this is translated from the coding sequence ATGCAAGAAACCAATAAGCTCAAACGCGGACTGAGCACGCGCCACATCCGTTTTATGGCGCTGGGATCGGCGATTGGCACCGGGCTGTTTTACGGTTCCGCCGACGCGATAAAAATGGCCGGACCGAGCGTGCTGCTCGCCTATATCATCGGCGGGGCAGTAGCCTACATCATCATGCGCGCGCTGGGTGAGATGTCCGTTAACAATCCTCAGGCCAGCTCTTTCTCCCGCTACGCGCAGGACTACCTTGGGCCGATGGCGGGCTATATCACCGGCTGGACCTACTGTTTTGAAATCCTGATTGTGGCGATTGCGGACGTTACCGCATTCGGCATCTATATGGGCGTCTGGTTCCCTGAGGTGCCGCACTGGATTTGGGTGCTGAGCGTGGTGCTGATCATCGGTGCCGTCAATCTGATGAGCGTGAAGGTGTTTGGCGAAGTGGAGTTCTGGTTCTCCTTCTTCAAAGTCGCCACCATCATTGTGATGATTCTGGCTGGTTTCGGCATGATTATCTGGGGGATTGGCAACGGCGGTCAGCCGACCGGTATCCATAACCTCTGGACCAACGGCGGCTTCTTCGCCCACGGCGTCGTCGGCATGCTGCTGTCGCTACAGATGGTGATGTTCGCCTATGGCGGCATCGAAATCATCGGTATCACTGCGGGTGAAGCGAAAGATCCGGAGAAGTCGATTCCGCGCGCGATTAACTCGGTGCCGTGGCGCATTCTGGTGTTCTACGTTGGCACGCTGTTTGTGATTATGTCGATCTATCCCTGGAATCAGGTAGGAACCTCGGGCAGCCCGTTTGTGCTGACCTTCCAGCATCTGGGGATCGCGGCAGCCGCCTCTATCCTCAATTTCGTCGTGCTGACCGCGTCGCTCTCGGCGATTAACAGCGATGTGTTTGGCGTGGGTCGCATGCTGCACGGGATGGCGCAGCAGGGTCATGCGCCGAAAGTCTTTATGAAGGTCTCGTCGCGCGGGATTCCGTGGGTGACGGTGGTGGTGATGATGTTCGCCATGCTGATTGCGGTTTATCTCAACTACCTGATGCCGGAAAAAGTCTTCCTGGTGATCGCCTCGCTGGCGACCTTTGCAACGGTGTGGGTCTGGATCATGATTCTGCTGTCGCAGATCGCCTTCCGTCGCAAAATTGGCAAAGAGGCGGCGAGTAAGCTGCAGTTTGCGCTGCCAGGTGGCAGCTGGACGGCTGGCGTTGGCGTTGCGTTCCTCTGCTTTATTATCGGTCTGATTGGTTATTTCCCCGATACCCGCATTTCACTCTATGTTGGCATGGTGTGGATTGTGGTGCTGCTACTGGGCTATAAACTGGTGCGTAAACCACGCTAA